The Polluticoccus soli sequence GAAATGATTACCTCTATTATGCGCGATATATACTAAAAGGGAATTTCTCTTACTGGGCATTAGTACTGCCCTTCACACTGATCTACCTCGTGGTCACAAAAAACAAAGAGACCAAACGACTCGGTCTGTATACGCTCCTGCTTGGTTGCTTTTACTTTATCGTAATTTCCATCAGCCGCACTAAAAATACCTGGTACGACATGGCGGTGTACCCGCTATGGTCGCTGGCGGCTGCTTTGGCCATAACCCACGCCATCGAGTGGATCGCAGACCGTTCCCGGTACCCTATTCCATCAAAAATCCTGGTGACGGCAGCAATCGTCATAGTAAGTCACGCACATATACTCAACCATATTCAAAAGATCGACAAGGAGATCTACCGGGACGACTATATTGGCTTTTTTATGAAAGACATCCTGCACCACGGCAACAAGCACGGCGATTTTGCTGTGGTGTGGAATAGCTATCACGCTAACTTGTATTGGTACCTGAAAATATTAAGGCATCAGGGCCGTGAAGTAAAGACCGCTGTTTACCAGGATCTGAAACCCGGAATGCGCATCGCTTCATTCGAGGAAGAAGTGCAGAAATATATTGAGTCTCATTACAAGTACCGTATCACCGGTCAGGTGGAAGCCGTGAGGTTCTACAAAATAATGGACTGATAAACATGCGCTTGTGCCTGCATTCAACAATAACTGAACCCAGTTACCGCAAAAAACTATTTATTTGCCGAGCGTTATGAGAAATCCTGCTTATAAAATACTTGTGTCGGCCGCAGCTTCCATGCTACTATTTGCATGTAAACCCGGCCGCGTTGTTACTGGCAAGTCAAAAAAGAAAGATACTGTTGCGACCGTAAGAAAACTGGACAGCCTGGATATTAAGATCGGACAGATGGTGATGGTGGGCATTGAAGAGCGGACCATGATAGACCCAAATGATTCTCTGCTAGCAGAACTACGCGACGGCAAAATGGGCGGGGTGGTTTTGTTCGAAAAGAACATTGCTAAAACAAACTCTGCAGATTCGTTCCGAAACATGACACGTGCCATGCAACAGGCAGCGCTCATTCCCATCTTTGTAACAATAGATGAAGAAGGTGGTAAAGTGCACAGGCTGAAAGAAAAATACGGTTTCGTGGGAATGCCTTCTGCGTCTTACCTCGGCGGTATCGACAATCCGGATTCTACCTTGTTTTACAACCGCCGCTTGGCTGCAGAGATGCATGACCTCGGTATAAATCTAAATTATGCTCCTTGTGTCGATGTCGCCGTCAATCCTGAGAACCCGGTTATTGTAAAAAATGGTCGCAGTTTTTCAGCAGATCCGGAAATAGTTACCAAACACGCACTGCTCTGCATACAGGCTCATCATGAGAATAGCCTGCGTACCATACTCAAACACTTCCCTGGGCACGGCAGTTCTGCCAATGATTCGCACCTGGGCATTGCAGACGTTACCAATACCTGGAAGTTTATAGAGCTGGAACCTTATAAAAATATTATCGAATCTGGCGAGGTAGATGCCATCATGACCGCACACATCATTAACCGTGCGTTTGATACATTGCCGGCTACCCTTTCAAAAAAGATCATTAGCGATAAACTGCGCGGGTTCCTTAGATACGATGGTGTTGTGTTCTCCGACGATATGCAGATGCACGCTATAGCTGAGAATTTCGGTTTTGAAAATGCTATTGCGTTGAGCATCAACGCCGGTGTGGATGTAGTAATGTTCGCCAATACTATACCTAACCTGCAAGGCCGTCTATCAGCTTCTAAGGTGCACGCCATCATCAAAAACCATGTTGCTAACGGTACCATAAAGAAGGAACGTATTGATGAGGCTTACCGCAGGATCATGGATTTGAAGAAAAAGAAGTTTTAGTTTCTTAAAAAAAAGATAATAAGCACACTTAACACCTGCTCATAAACGAATAGCCCCTATATTTGATATGTGAGCTTCTTATATCCCTTGTTCCTGCTTGCGGGACTAACACTTGCCATACCGGTAATCATACACCTGTTCAATCTGCGCAGATATAAGACGGTGTTGTTCCCGCATACCCGTTTCCTGAAAAACATACAGCTCCGTTCACAGAAACAATCACAGGTCCGTTATAAATTGCTGCTGGCATTGCGCATGCTATTCCTTGCTGCACTGATACTCGCTTTCGCGCAACCATTCATCAGCAGCGGCAGCAAAACAGAGGGCGGCAACAGGTTGCAGGTGATCTATGTTGATAATTCTGGCAGCATGTCACTCAAAAAATCAGCACGCAGCCTGCTCGACATAGCGAAAGACGCCGTCCGCAAGCAAGTTCGCCAGGCAGCACCCGGTACCCGCTTTGTACTCATCACCAACGACAGGCCATCTGCCTATTCACCATTGCCGGCAGATAAAGTACTCGCAGAATTGAACTCGGTTGATATATCAGCCAGCACCCGTTCTTCAGAACAGGTGCTGGCTACCGTGCAAAACCTGCTGCAAACTGAATCTGCCCACGGCGCAGACCTGTACTATTATTCAGATTTTCAGCGCAACGCTTTTTCCGCACCACGCGACAAATCGCTAGCCAGCAACATAAAGTTCTTCGGCATACCTGTACAGGCCGATGCGGCCCGTAATATTTATATAGATACGGCTTACCTTGTAAGCCCTGTCCTGCAAACGGGCATGAGCAATCAACTAATCGTTCATAGCAAAGCAATCGGGGATGTACCCGATGAAAGCCCGGTGTTGCAGTTATCTATAAATGGACAAGTGAAGAGTGCCTCCCAACTAAGCTTTAACGATAAAAAAGAAAGTGTGGATACGCTCAGCTTCCAGGTAAACGATACCCGCTGGCAGCAAATGACGTTAAGTATCAATGACGCTGCTGTTCGCTTCGACGATATTTTTAGAATTACTGCACGTAGCGCACCCAACCTGTCAGTGCTCACTTTGAATGAAGGCGCACCCAACCCTTATATACAGGCCGCCTTCCGTTCTTACCAGGGTTTTAGGTTGAATCAACTCGATGTGTCACAGGCACCGGCCGACCTGAAAGAGTATAACCTTGTCATATTAAATAATGTCACGCGGATAGACGAAGGCCTCGGTAAGATACTGGCCAATGCACTCAGCCAGGGACAAACCATTTGCATTTTCCCCGGCCGAAGCAATAGCGTTGCCGGCTTTGATGGACTGAAAATTCTGGGAGAGATTAGCTTTACGGGCATTGACACCGCTTCACAGGCAGCGGCTACGTTGCAGCAGGGCAGTCCCTTGGTGCGCGACCTGTTCGAACGTATCCCTGATAATGTTCAACTGCCGGTGGCCAACTGGCATTATATTATCAGCGCTGGCCTGTCTGCCAACCAGCAGGCCATACTCAGCTTCCGCAATGGCGATCCATTCCTGGCGCGATACACACCCTCAAAAGGACAATTATATATATCCGCTACCGCTGCAGACCTACAGTCAGGCAACTTCCCGGGTAGCTATTTCTTCGTGCCGTTCCTGTACCAGATGACGATGCAATCGCGCGGGGGCGATGTGTACGCCATCACTTCCGGCAGGCAGCAGGCAGCATTTCTGCCACTGGCCGATGCCAGCGAACGTAATATGGTGCACCTGTACGGCGAGGACCTCGATGCCATACCGCCTCAACGAACCAGCGGTTCTGGGGTTGAGATTTATGTGGACCAGGTGGTGCAGCAACCGGGTTTTTACACACTGGCTGCGCAGGGCTCAGATACCGTGATGGTGGCGCTCAACGAGGACAGGAAAGAATCGCAGCTGGATTTCTGGACCATGCGGGCGCTGAAAAACGAATGGAAAGGCGAGGGTGTTACCTGGCTGGAGCCATCTGAAATAGGCGCGGCCGGCGATGGCGCAGCACTAGGCAGCTTCCCGCTTTGGAAAGTTTGTGCTATTTTAGCGCTGTTAATGCTGCTTGCAGAAACTGTAGTTTTGGCAGGCGGCCTTCGCAAACAAAACGTAGCCACTCAATAGCGCATATGCTCGTGCTCATCCGACAGGCAAAGATCGTGGACCCACGATCTGATTTTCATGATAAAACAGTTGACCTACTTATTGAGAATGGCAAGATAAAGTCCATCGGCTCTTCTCTGAAAGACAAGGCTGACAAAGTGATAGAAGCAGAAGGTCTGCTTGTAAGCCCGGGATGGGTGGACGTGCTCGCTGACTACCGCGAGCCGGGTTACGAACAAAAAGAAACGATCAATACAGGTCTTAACGCAGCAGCTGCAGGTGGTTTCACCGATGTACTGCTGGCCCCCAATACCAATCCTGTTGTCAGCACTAAGTCGATAGTTGAGTTTGTAGCTTCACGAGCAGCCAAACATGCAGTAAGTCTACATCCGCTGGGTGCCGCTACTCAGGATATAGAAGGCAAAACCTTATCGGAAATGCTGGACATGCGCAGCACGGGGGCAGTGGCTTTTACTGATGGCTGGAAACCGATACAGAATGCCAACCTGATGCTGAAAGCATTGGAATATATAAAAGCATTTGATGGTGTGTTGCTCCAGGTACCGGTAGAGATTTCATTATCCGCCGGAGGGTTGATGCACGAAGGACCGATATCAACCCGCTTAGGCATGGCAGGCATTCCTGAGATGGCTGAGACTCTGATGGTGCACCGCGATATTGAATTACTTCGTTACACCAACTCGCGCCTGCATATCACTGGTGTATCCAGCGCTACTTCGGTAGAAATGATACGCAAGGCTAAGGCTGAAGGATTAAATATTACCTGTTCGGTTACCCCTTACCATCTTGCACTGAACGATGAGGCTCTGACCACGTATAGCAGCATGTATAAAGTATCGCCGCCATTGCGTAGCGAGGCAGATCGCAAAGCATTGGTAGCCGGACTTAAAGACGGTACCATAGACTGTGTTGCCACTCACCACAGGCCGCAAGAATGGGATGCTAAAACCAAAGAATTTGAATATGCCGCCGATGGTATGAATATCCAGGAATGGGCGTTCAACATAATCTGGAAGGCTGCAGGTATAGAGGTAGGCCTGGACAGGCTGATCGAAGCCTTGTCGATAGCACCAGCAAAGATATTTGGCCTGGAGCGCACACCGGTGGCAGAAGGCGCAACAGCAACATTTACACTGTTCACCCTAAACGGCACACAAGCCACCGATAAAATGAAATCGGCATCACGCAACAATCCATTCATCGGCGCAGAGCTCCCTTGCAAAGTAATAGGCATCGTTAACCGCAATAATCACAGCTTAAATTCATAACTATGGAACTGCAACAAACACACAAAATGTACGGGCTATTCACAGGTATAGCACTGATCATATTAGGACTTGTTTTGCATTTTGCGGGCCTGTCTTACGAGAGCTGGGCTAAGTGGCTGCAGTTTGGTATTTTCCTGGTCGCTATTTTGCTTAATGCAATGGCTTTTTCAAAAGCTAACAATCATAATATTACCTTCGGTAATGCATTTAGCAGCGGCTTCAAAATGACATCTATTGTTACGCTGATCCTGATCGCCTGGACATTGATTTCACTTCAAATATTCCCGGAGATAAAAGAGAAAGCCTTGGAAATTGCGATGACTGAAATGGAAAAGCAAAACCTCTCGGAAGAGCAGGCAGAAAAGGGTCTTTCTATGTGGCGCGACAACTTCACAGTACTTAGCATCGGAGCAGTGTTATTAGCCTACATGTTCTGGGGCCTTGTATTTTCCCTGCTCGCTGCTGCTATCGCGAAGAAAAAGCCGCAGCAGCCAACTACAATGTAATTCTCCTATCTTAGCAAATCCATGCACACGCCTGATATTTCGATCGTAGTACCTCTGTTCAATGAAGAAGAATCTTTACCGGAACTTGTAGACTGGATAGAGAAGGTATGCGGTGAACATGGCTATGTGCACGAGATCATTATGATAGATGACGGCAGTACCGACGATAGTTGGAAAGTGATCACAGAGCTGTCACAACAATATTCCGCTGTAAAAGGCATTAAATTTCAACGTAATTACGGTAAAAGCGCGGCTCTCAACGAGGGTTTCAAAGCTGCAGCCGGGAACGTCATCATCACTATGGATGCCGACCTGCAAGACAGCCCCGACGAGATACCGGAACTCTACCGAATGATCACCGCCGATGGTTTTGACCTGGTGAGCGGCTGGAAAAAAGTTCGCTACGATAACGCCATAACAAAAAATCTTCCATCTAAACTATACAACGCTGTCAACCGCAGCATATCGGGCATCAAGCTGCACGATATGAACTGCGGGTTGAAATCATACCGCCGCAACGTGGTAAAAAGCATAGAAGTGTACGGCGAAATGCACCGTTTCATCCCTGTTCTGGCCAAAGCTGCGGGTTTCCGCAAAATAGGGGAGAAAGTAGTGGTACACCGCCCGCGGAAATATGGCCATTCCAAATTTGGCTGGGAGCGCTTCATCAATGGTTTCCTCGACCTCCTGTCTATCCAGTTTGTAAGCCGTTTTGGCAAAAAACCCATGCACTTCTTTGGACTTTGGGGGGTGCTGATGTTCCTCGTCGGCTTTATCATGACGGCGTGGCTGGTGGTAGAAAGACTGATGGTGGGCGTGAATTATGGCCTTACCAATAAGCCTCCATTCTACATAGCCCTTGCGGCAATGATCATGGGTACCCAATTCTTCCTGGCGGGTTTTACGGCAGAACTGATCTCACGTAGCGCCGCCGACAGGAACCATTACCTGATCGAGGCCAAGCTTGGATTAGAAAAATAACCCCTCTTTTGCGGTTTTTTAACAGTATTTGAGAGAGGCATTTTAATCCTTTCTCATTTATTTCCGTCAAATTTGCGTTTTCTATTAAGTTTTATGTACGCCATTCGTTCTATTGTAGCGGCGCTGGTTTTAATATGCCCGCTCCTCGCCTTTGCCCAAACACAGGAAAAGCCCGGAAAAATATCAGGTAAGATCATCAACGAGCTAAAGAAACCCGTAGAATATGCAACCGTTACCCTGTTACGCAAAGATTCTACTGTTGCTAACGGCGGCCTGACGGATGAATCTGGCAGCTTTTCGATCGAGCAAACAGGTACCGGAGATTTCTTGCTGCGCGTGAGCGGTATAGGCTTTACGACACGTACCGTAAATAATATCAGCATTACCCCGGCGGCCCTCGAAAAGAAGATGGGTACTATAGAAGTAGCTTCCAGCTCCCGCTCGCTGAAACAGGTAGAGGTAACCGCCGAGCGCGCCATGATAGAAATGACGGCTGAGAAAAAGGTATTCAACGTAGAGAAGAATATCACGTCCTCTGGCGGTAGCGCTGCCGACGTGCTGCAGAATGTACCATCTTTGACAATAGACGCGGACGGCGATGTACTGCTGCGCGGCAAAGAGACTACACTATTGATAGATGGCAAACCAGCCACCTTGCTTGCCGGTGATATTGCTACTGCCCTGCAATCCCTGCCCGGCGCCAGCATTCAAAGTGTCGAGGTCATCACCAACCCGTCTGCCAAATATGATGCACAGGGTATGAGCGGTATCATCAACATCATCACTAAGAAGGATAAAAAAATGGGCTTCAATGGCTCGGTGACGGCAGGTGCGGGTACACATGATAAATACAATGGCGGTATCAACCTGAATCTTAAAAACGACAAGTGGAACATTTTCCTGAACAGCAACTTCCGCAGCAATCGTAACTACCAGCGTAACACTACAAACCGTATCAACATTGACAGCACTTACTTCAATACGTTTGAAGACAATATCCGCGAGTTCGGTGGCTTCTTCAACACAATTGGCGCTGAATACTCTATAGATCAAAAGAACACGGTAACGCTTACACAAAACCTGAACCGCATGCGTTGGGGTGGCCACGGCACCTCGGAGTTCAACAAGTTTGAGCAACCCATCCAGATCCGCAGCTTCGAACAGGTAGGCGGACCTTTCTCCACTTCTACCTCACTTGATTACAAACATAAATTTGCTAAACCTGCGCAGGAGCTGACCACTAACGTAACCTACGCGCAAATGTGGGTGACAAGGACGCAAACATATCACACCACGAGCTTCGACAGTAACGGTTCTGAGCTACCAACAGTATTTCAGAATGCTCCTGGTCAGGGTGGCAACAGGAGCCTTAATGCGCAAGCTGATTTTACCACTCCTTTCCTCACTAAAACAGGCAGACTAGATGCCGGCTTAAAAACACAACTGTTCTGGTTCTACAGCGATAATGATCCAAAAATTGATACGTTGGATGATGGTAAGGACCAACAAACTGACTCGCTGCTGCTGAATAATTACGATTATACCCAACATGTACATGCCGCTTACGGCAGCTTCAGCGACCAGCACAAAAATTGGTCGTACAATGCCGGCCTGCGGTTGGAATATGCGACCTATGAGGGTACGTCGCTGGCATTAAAAGGAAACAAGTTCACCAACGATTACCTGGGCTTGTTCCCTTCAGCATTTGTGTCTTACAAATTACCGAAGGAACAAGCTGTTAACCTGAGCTACACCCGCCGTACCAACCGTCCCGGTTTTATGCAGCTGATGCCTTATGTCGATATCTCGAACCCACAGGATACCAGCATGGGCAATCCCGAACTGATACCGGAGTTCATACACAACACCGAGCTTAGCTACAACAGGCAAATAAAAGGCGGTCATAGCCTGATGGCTAGTGTTTACTACCAGTACACACAAAACCTGATAGAGCGTGTGCGCACTTTCTACGAAGACAATGGTACCAGCTTCTCACAACCGCAAAACCTGAACCACGGCACTACATATGGCTTGGAGCTAACCGGCCGTACACAGATCCTGCCTATCTGGGACCTGACGGCGAATGCTAATTTTTTCAGAAACGAAGTATCAGGCACGAATGTTGACAATAGCGGTTATAGTTGGTTCGCCAAGATGAATACCAATCTTCGTCTCCCTGCAGGTTTTGCCCTCCAGGTGAATGGCAATTACGAAGCGCCAAAAGTTGGCGTTCAGGGTATACAACAGGAAGTGTACTGGCTGGATATTGCCCTCCGCAAAAACCTGTTGAATAACAGGGCTACCCTGGTGCTGAACGTTTCGGATATATTAAATACAAGGAAGTACACCACCGTCTACGATCAGGGTACCTTCCGACAGGATGTATACCGCGACAAAGAAACACGCATTGGCAACGTGACGTTTACTTACAGGTTTGGCAAATCGGAGCAAAAAGCTCCGGCCGGCGGCCGCCGCGGCAAGAATAATGCTCCTGTTCCTCAAAAAGATAGGAATAATTTAAAAACTGATGACAATAGCGAGCAAGCTGGCTTTTGATTTCGCATTATATTTGAAAACGCATAAAAACTAAAGTAAGTATGTATAAGGTGGTGAAGGTTGTTTTAATGGCAGGTATTGTGATGACTGGCGCACACAGCGCACAGGCCCAGTTTGGCGATGTGTTGAACAAGGCCAAAAAAGCTATGAACGATGCCGGTGTTAACACAGGTGGCAGAGGAGGAAGTTATACCAATACCGAAGCGGTAAGTGCGCTGAGGGAAGCGCTGAAAATAGGTACGCAAAACGCATCAGGCAGGTTGTCGACCGTGAACGGATTTTTTGGCAACCAGTTGATCAAGGTACTGATGCCACCTGAAGCTAAGAAAGTAGAGAATACACTTCGCAGCATAGGCATGGGCGACCAGGTGGATAAAGCCATCCTGTCGATGAACCGGGCGGCTGAAGATGCTTCGGGCAAGGCAGTACAAATATTTGTGAACGCTATCACCAGCATGTCGGTAAGCGATGGTATCGCTATCGTACGCGGTGGACAAGGCGCTGCTACCAACTACCTGAAAAACAGGACCACCGGCGAGTTGACCAATGCTTTCCGTCCGATAGTTAATAATTCGCTGAACAAGGTGAACGCAACGAAATACTGGGGCGATGTATTTACTGTTTACAATGCTTTGCCTACAACAAGGCAAAAGGTGAATACCGACCTGGTTGCTTATGTAACCGAGCGTGCCCTGAACGGATTGTTCGTTACCATTGCTGACGAAGAGAACAAGATCAGGACCAATCCGGCGGCGAGGATCACCGATATCTTAAAGAAAGTGTTTGGCGCAGTATAGAGCAAAGCGTCGTAATTTTATATAACAGGGCTTTTTAATTGTCACTTTATTCTAAATGGAAGAGATAATGACACAGGAAACTAACCAGGCTACCGCTTTGACTTCATGGTGGAACGAAGCTTCATTTGCAGGCAAAGAAATGTATTCGCTCAAAGACAACGGCGAACTTGTTTTACACATGGCGCCGGGCGAAGAGCGAACGGTAGCTACGGTTACGGCAGAAAATGCCGACATGGTGCTGAAAGTACTGTCGGACAAATTTTCTGAAGTGGAAGGCAGAATGAAGGAATTGCAAACCGAATGGGATGCAGCCGAGGACAAATTAAAAGTACTGGGTAAAGTAGAACGCATGCGCGAGTACCTGAAGCATACCAATGCCGTAGGTAATTTCAGCGCACTGCTGCAGCCACTGTCTGGTATGGAAAAAACCATTGGCGGACTGGCTGACGAAAACAATAAGCAACGCCTCGAGCTGGCTCAAAAAGCTGAAGAACTGGCCGGCGGCGAAAACTGGAAAGAAACGACGCAGGCATTTAAAGACCTGATAGAGCAGTGGAGAAAGCTGCCTACAGTTGATAAACACCGTAGCGACGAGCTGTGGAACAGGCTGGAAGCTGCCCGTACCAAATTCTACGAGCGCAAACAGCAACACAACGAAGACGTAAATAAAGAAATGCTGGCCAACCTCGACCTGAAACTCGAGCTGGTGGACAAAGCCGAAAAGCTGGCAGCTTCAGAAGACTGGAAGGCCACGACCGAAAGCTTCAAACAGCTGATGGAGGATTGGAAAAAGATCGGTCGCACTACTCCTGAAAAGAACGAAGAGTTGTGGAACCGTTTTATTGCCGCAAAAAACGTTTTCTACGACAGGAAGAAAGGACACTTTGAAACCATACAGGTAGAACAAGAAGGTAATTATAAACTGAAACTCGCCCTGCTGGAAAGAGCAGAGGGGATGAAGGATAGCACCGAATGGGGCAAGACCGCCCAGGCCTTTACCGACCTGATGGAAGAATGGAAAAACATTGGCCGTGTACCTTTGGAAAAAGCAGATGAAATGTGGGGCAGGCTGATAGCTGCCAAAGAGCAATTCTTCAATGCTAAAAAACACCATACGGAGACCATGCGTGTTACGCTCGACGATAACTACGCACAGAAGATGGCTCTGCTGAAACGTGCCGAAGCACTTCAGAATTCAAACCAATGGCGCGAAGCCACAGCCGAACTGAACGAGCTGATGGACGAGTGGAAAAAGATAGGCCCCGTACCCCGTGAGCATAGCAATAAGATATGGGAACAATTCATTGCCGCCCGTAAAAAATTCTTCGAGCGCAAAGATGCTAACCGCGAAAGGCGCCAACAGCGCATGGAGCAGGAAAAAGAATCACGCTCACGCCAAGCCTATGATTTCCGCTACAAGCTGGAAGAAGAACTGAGGGAAGAGGAAGAGCGCCTGGCTGATTTTAAGAATGGCATCGAAAACATCACTCCGGGTCGCAAGGCAGAGGAGCTGCGCGAGCACCTCACAAAACTGATCAAACAAACCGAACATAAGATCGAGCATAAAAAGGAGAAACTGGACGAGATCAACAAGCAGATCGCCCAGCGTGAGGCAGGTGGCCCGGACGCCGCAGCTGAAACTCCAGAACCCGCTGACAACAACATCCCCGGCGAATAAAACACATTATTTACCATACTCAAAAAGCCTGTCTGTGACAGGCTTTTTCTATTTAACTTTACTTCTTTCCGCGTACACATATGGTAGTCAACGAAGATGTTTTCCTGGGCAGGTACAATACCCTCAATGAGCAACAGCGAGCTGCTGTAGACGCTATTTACGGACCGGTAATGGTGATAGCCGGGCCGGGTACGGGTAAAACCGAAGTTCTGTCTATGCGCATTGCCAACCTGCTGCGCAGCGAAGCACAGGTGCAGCCCAGCGAGATACTCTGCCTGACGTATACCGAAGAAGCCACCAATGCAATGCGTAGGCGCCTGGTGCAGGTCATTGGCACTGCGGCGCACAAGGTGAACATCTGCACCTTCCATGGGTTTTGCAACAACGTCATCCAAAGCAACAGCAGCTATTTTAGTCTACGCTCGCTGCAGCCAATTACTGACCTGGAGCGCACAGAGTTGTTGTACGAGATCTTAGAGAAGCTACCATCGGGACACGCACTGCGCAAACTGAGTGGTAATATCTATTACGATGCCAGCCGCCTCAATCGCCTGTTCGATTTTATGAAGCGCGAGAACGTACGATGCGGA is a genomic window containing:
- a CDS encoding DUF349 domain-containing protein, whose translation is MEEIMTQETNQATALTSWWNEASFAGKEMYSLKDNGELVLHMAPGEERTVATVTAENADMVLKVLSDKFSEVEGRMKELQTEWDAAEDKLKVLGKVERMREYLKHTNAVGNFSALLQPLSGMEKTIGGLADENNKQRLELAQKAEELAGGENWKETTQAFKDLIEQWRKLPTVDKHRSDELWNRLEAARTKFYERKQQHNEDVNKEMLANLDLKLELVDKAEKLAASEDWKATTESFKQLMEDWKKIGRTTPEKNEELWNRFIAAKNVFYDRKKGHFETIQVEQEGNYKLKLALLERAEGMKDSTEWGKTAQAFTDLMEEWKNIGRVPLEKADEMWGRLIAAKEQFFNAKKHHTETMRVTLDDNYAQKMALLKRAEALQNSNQWREATAELNELMDEWKKIGPVPREHSNKIWEQFIAARKKFFERKDANRERRQQRMEQEKESRSRQAYDFRYKLEEELREEEERLADFKNGIENITPGRKAEELREHLTKLIKQTEHKIEHKKEKLDEINKQIAQREAGGPDAAAETPEPADNNIPGE